One region of Drosophila teissieri strain GT53w chromosome 2L, Prin_Dtei_1.1, whole genome shotgun sequence genomic DNA includes:
- the LOC122611479 gene encoding uncharacterized protein LOC122611479, whose translation MLRMLRQKCRSLVDRSMPCLESLVNACSVFKADWSKNLSHIQPSADCAGSSVLRQHLGRRNYSSQSSADDCGLPKDCGQESSTSKGCGPARFKGTICDAAKGGKRKKKEEPKKKSNKPKLSARMRSMWYIPDCEYEPKCDMPVRYDIQHYRISDKEARQYQVTWNECPRMVIKPKKVCIHSKRPRPKPCRRQRKTVVATARPSMPMLNPMECTKPEDSSPCPRWTLPCCKPARIPPSCHRERRPTDCTKRPAPYPSFSECKREELTKAPPTECLCLKVPMVCEMWAELRRRIARGKGAVLKCGEM comes from the coding sequence atgttGCGAATGTTGCGTCAGAAGTGTCGTTCCCTCGTGGATCGGAGCATGCCGTGTCTCGAGTCCTTGGTGAATGCCTGTTCCGTATTTAAGGCCGATTGGTCCAAAAACCTAAGCCACATCCAGCCATCGGCCGACTGCGCTGGCTCCAGTGTGCTCCGGCAGCACCTGGGGCGCCGCAACTACAGCAGTCAGTCGTCCGCCGACGATTGCGGCCTGCCAAAGGATTGCGGGCAGGAATCATCGACCTCCAAGGGCTGTGGTCCTGCTCGGTTCAAGGGCACCATCTGCGATGCAGCCAAGGGCGGTAAGCgcaagaagaaggaggagcccAAGAAGAAGTCCAACAAGCCGAAGCTGTCGGCCAGAATGAGGTCCATGTGGTACATACCCGACTGCGAGTACGAGCCGAAGTGCGATATGCCAGTGCGGTACGACATCCAGCACTACCGCATCTCGGACAAAGAAGCCCGCCAGTACCAGGTGACTTGGAACGAGTGCCCCCGGATGGTGATCAAGCCCAAGAAGGTGTGCATCCACTCGAAGCGCCCGCGTCCGAAGCCCTGCCGCCGCCAGAGAAAGACGGTGGTGGCCACAGCCCGTCCCTCCATGCCCATGCTCAATCCCATGGAGTGCACGAAGCCAGAGGACTCCTCACCCTGTCCGCGCTGGACGCTACCCTGCTGCAAGCCCGCCCGCATTCCGCCCAGTTGCCACCGAGAACGCCGACCCACCGACTGCACCAAGCGCCCGGCGCCGTATCCCAGCTTCTCAGAATGCAAGCGGGAAGAGCTCACCAAGGCACCACCGACAGAGTGCCTATGCCTGAAAGTTCCCATGGTCTGCGAGATGTGGGCTGAGCTGAGGCGAAGGATCGCCCGGGGCAAGGGGGCGGTCCTTAAGTGCGGCGAAATGTAG